CAACCAACTCTGGCTAGATTTTGTATTCAGCACGACACTTGTGGTGACCAACCTCAGGTGAACTACAGGTGACTTATGGCCCTAAAGTGATAAGAAAGTTAACAAATACAAAGGTCTGGCTTTTCCTTTACCGATTCAGCTTTTGTCAGGAAGACGGATTAGTTTATAAGGGTCCTAACTGGTCTCAATAAGTATATTTGCGCACGGGGACGTGCTTTTTATTCAGAAGTGGCGTTATACCGCCGTATGTTTACCACCAGTAAATAGTGCCGTCGCTTCAACTCCGAACTGTTTACTGATAAGGCAGACAGAAGTGACACTTAAAGCATAGATGTGTTAGGCTGTCCAGGTTAGCTTCAATGTTGACTGTTATTTCTTTAACATTTAGTACGCTGCAGCTTACTTTTGTCATTGATATCACGTCTTTACACATGCAAATTTGTCACAACATGCTACTGCATGTCATGTGCTGCTtatatctgtttttttaatacctAAAATCTTAAGAGGAAAATTAAGTAGTTTTTATGAATGTCAGAGGATATGACATCGATGATGTATCAGTCACCAGTTTTAACCACCTGTTTTCAACATAAACGCCAGAACGTAAGTAGTTTTGCGTGGGAGTATTTTGCATTCTTGGCCATTCTTCTTCTTAACAAAAAGCTCGGGGACTGATCCTGACTGACACAAAAGCCGAGCGGCTTCGATACTCACGCTCCCTTACGTTTGCAGTGACCGTGAACCAAGCATACAGATTGTGTCCGCTGGGTCTCCTTTCACGCCTGTCCACACGGACCAGTTCTTTTCTATAGGCTCGTGTTTTCCCTGGCTGATATACAATGAGGACTAATTATATGTGTGTCTTACACCTGCCCTATAACACCTGGCCACAGTTCTCGGCTTCCCTCTTACCACGGACAAACCAAATCAACATTCTTAATGAATACTGAAGGTCTGACACACGCGTTGCTCTATAATGTCATCATCGTCAAAGGAGAAATTGAGATGGATATAAGTCAAGAACAGGGTATTTGTCTTAAGTATTTAAGGCCcacacaccaccaccaccatTGTGTGTTCACACTGTGTTGACTCAAAAGTCGTGGTAAATATTAACTCAGTGGTTTGTGTGTTGCTCTGGATACGTCACCGAGAAGACGTTTCAGTCTGTGCAGTTTTGTGGTAATTGTATAGGCGGCGTTTTTGAGTCTGTTCAGTTTTCAAGTTGCCGTTTAACACAAACGATGGATCTATTCCCTTCGCGTGAAAAGCTTATGTCAGAAATCTAAGTCAAAGAAGTTCAAGATAAATCGAGTTTCTTCTTGGCCAAGAGTTCACCGTTTGGATGTTGTTTTTTGGTACATGATATGGTGTCGGGTTGGGATGAAAATAACATCTAGGTGTTAGAATATTAGATTCTGGTTACTCCCCGAAGCAACTGTAAGACAGACGTTGTTTGTACGGCAGAAGTTCTAACGACCAGCCGTTTCCACAGGGCTAAGCGTGAGCTCCAGGAGGCGCGGGAGAAGCTGCCGTACCTTACCCAGGTAACCCTGCGGCAGACGGCAGCAGGAGGGCGGCCCACCATGCCGGTCAAACCTCCCACTGCTGCCCCAGAGAAGTCGTACAACATCCACCTCCTGCCGCACACTGATGTCACGTATGCTGGGCACGGAAAGTCGTGTGAGTTTTAACTTTATTCTTCACTTTataaacacataacgttacatgtactacttGCACACTTTGGGTTCATTCGTCTCCATTCCAATGTCAAAATGGACCTAACTTAAATGGACCTAACTTAAAAGTATGAATTGATAATTTTGCTCAAGACTACAGGCCTTCAGATGTGACAGGTTGTTGTTATCATTAGGATGCTGGGATATTAGTTTTAAAACGGTAGATGTGACGAGCAAATTTGTCCTGCAGACCCAAACCACAAGCATTTCGACTGGAGTAGGATTTTCCTGAAGCGCAGCTGGAAGGACCAGCCGCGCACAGCCCCTTCTCTGTACGAGCAGCCCATAGACATCCCACGCACACGGGCACAGACTGACGGCATTCCTAGGCAGAGACTACCGCCGGACAGCCTCAACGCGAGGAAACTCAAGAAATTCAGCGATCACAACCTGAGGTCAGTCTTCACACATAGTAAGGCCATACAGATGGAGGTACAGGTAGCGGCAAGGACGTACCCGGTGTATGTTACGACCTAGTATAGAAGATATTACCCCGATTCATAAATTCACCTCTTAGACCCAGAGTAATATGCTCGATAGCAACTTTATAGCATCATCCATAGAGGCATGCATGGAGATCGAGATGCACGTTTGCCAAAACTAGCATACCCCAAAACGATGTGCCCATTTCCCCACATGATGTACCGTTGAACGTCTGACTTGACCCGTCTGTTCTACAGATTACAACAGAATGCAGACGGCCTACAGTTACGCCTTCCTGAACTCCGTCCCGCGCCGAGGATCACGGGAAGGGGCACGGTTTACAAGCCACAGAATCCACTTGTGCATTCAGGTGAGTCACAACACTTAAAGATGGGAGAAGAGAACATTTGTTCTGGATGATTATTGGGAAATATGGAAGCCCATGTCTTATTATATCACAGTAAATTACACACAATTTCTCCTGCCGATGTCCCCTGCAGAGATCACGCGGTCGTCCGTGACGCTACCTGACGTTGGGAAGGTGACGGAGACCCGCTGGGTGAACATGGTACCCATCAGCGGCCCGGCCAGGGGACCGTGGTCCTTCTACACCACAGAACGATGACTGACGGGAAGTTTCTGCAAACTCAGAACAACAGACCACAAGGCAACTATTCACCAAACAGCTGTTGCACGGAAGATCGTaacttttctgactgccggGCGGTTTTGACAGCTACTCAGAAAACGTTATGATCTGACACCCAACATCTATTTGGAGTTTCCAGGGCAATTATTAAGACTACAGCTACATACGAACTAATTAGGATTTAAGTTAATCAGACTTTGTTTAATCTGAATTTGTTTAatcttatgtattttttttgtggTACTGTAATATGTCCTTGTCTACCTAAGTCCTAAGAAAAAAGACTACAGCTGGTGACAGACGTTAGCTATTGAAAAGCTATATAGTCTGAAATACAcatgacaaaacaaaatcacattcaCTGAGTCACAACGGACAGTGAAATGTACTTTACACAGCAAGCCATATACAAGTCTTAGCTAGGGTCGTTTGACTTTATATCAAGAACAGAGCAATTTTAGCTACAACGTCGAATTTCTCAGTAGCTAGGGGTAGAAATTACTCACGCTAGTCCAGAGATGTTTTGGTAAACCAACGTTACATAGTAGCTCGTGGCAAAGAACATGGATGTTAGCCATTAAGCTGCTAATAGAAATTCAAAGGTTATGTTATAGCATTTATGATAAGGTAGATATACTTCTTGTTGTAGATTTATTAAATTTCAAACCGATCGGGAAATGATTTAATTTTCAGTATGTGATAGAAGTCTTGAGATTGAGATCAGTGACGGAAAGTTGCCACATGCTGCTCAATGTTGTTCTGACTGCCATGAAGTACAATTCGATTGAAAAGTCGTGATTTAACGTAATGTACACTGCTATTAAGGCCAAATAGTGTTAATGATATTGCTGCTAATAGGTGCACAGAAATATAAGGTGAGATTTGTCACattgaactttaaaaaaatattgtaattcGATAATCTTAATCACACGCTATAGATATGTTCAATGCaatttcttttcatataagGTAATAAATCACAACATGCTGCTACTACTCAGGGAGTATAAGTAGTTTCGTAGCCTGTATGTGTcaacaaaaatatgttttccgatttttttatagAAAACTTGCATTCTTGTTGATTTTGCTTTTTCCTCTGTTTAGAAGTAGACTGAAATCACAATTTGCTGGGAAAAACTGTACAAGTTATGAACACACAACAATGAAAAGAATAAAGTGACGGAAAGTTTAATTACTGTTGTAATTTTGATTTTAGATGGATGAAGTAAGGAGGTTATGTAACCTCTTTGGATAGAGGTGGTCTATACTGTTCTATTTGTACCCCAGGCCATTATGGTTTAGTTAAGGAGTTGAACCGCTGAAACCTGACatatacaaagtaatttttcaCGATGCTTTATCTCTTATCTGCGCCTCTTCGAgaaaacgtacatgtatgcacctCCCTATAGCTAGTTTACAATGAATCAATCTTGTACCATGTGCCTGTTTGCGTATAAAAATATCGATGAAAAGCCAATGGCACAATTGCCTGCATGGCGCTCTTATTTCACGACATGATGATAGGTCGTCTATGAGCTCTAAACCAATCACCTACATCAATTGCATGCTGGGATTTGAAATATGACCCAGGTAATGGCGCCATATTCACTAGCGCCAGGGTCGCGTGACCTAACGTCAGGACAAAGGATTGAGTTGTTTTCCTCCATGAGAACGACACCACTGCTGCTCCTGCAAAATTCGATGTTTGTTTCGACAGATTGTGAATCACGCAGACATGGTAACCACAGTCCAGCAGTTAGCGAAGAAGGGTACGTACAATATGATATCACAGTTTTAGTAAAGTTAACCGAAGCTGCTGTATGGACGCAGAATCTttgcaggaaaaaaattaatgaaggTCAAACCTATAGTTTACAACTGAGTCCTTGTTCTAAGTTTTCTGACTCAAGATTCAATCGTTAGTTGTAGTTTACTATTTAGAAATTGACATAACGTTACTGCATAgtgtaactgttaccttgcgcTACGTTACGTTTGGTTCCTTTTACTATCATGGTTAACACTATGACCTTCTGCAGGACTCAAGGGGTCCCGTTACATGCTTCGTCACAAGGACCCTGGTGGATATTAGCATCTCTTGCATATCTGTCGTAACATAAGCTAAGACATGTTTTTACCAGGAAGGCAGGCACATACACCTATTAAATCAACCCGATGTACCTGATAATTTTCTGTCCCATATGCAGACGTGACGTTTGTGTACCACGCCCAGGACGTGGAGCTGGTCAGGTTTCTGGTGTTCTCCGTGGAGAGCCAAAACTACAGCACTCTCTTCAGACACCGAGATGTCGTCATCCGACCTGATCAGTCGATCACGGACTGGACGGAAAAGAGCACGCGGAACTCCCGCGTCATCGTCGTCATCATTTCTCATTCTTTCATACGTTGGGACGGGCTACTCGATTTGGaaattgccatggtaacggcggcaCAAAGTCGGGACAAGCTGGTGGTTGCAGTGATCTGTAAGGGGTGTGAACAGCCAGCTCTCCTATCGGCGGCCAGAACTGTTTCGTTCTACGGAGATTTTGACCGACTTAAAGGAGATCTGCTGAAGGTCATCCAAGGACATGTGAGTAACCTAAGTAACACCGAATGGTATTTCACAGTTTTAGGCTATGCATATTATTGTATTCGTACAAAACTTATTGCCTGCGTTGGATTAACTTTCATTGAGGTCTATTTCCCCAAGTTGGTGTACTATGACAGAAAGCGACTCAAGTTTGAGTCTTACTCCCCAGTGCAGTCGTTTCGTACAGCACTAGTACTATACACTATATCACAGTATTTTAGTATAGCTAATATCTGGTATTCAAACGAGTCCCATCAGACTTTATAATAATCCAAGAAGTTAATCAACTTATGTTCCTGAAATGAAATCCCTTCTTTCAGATACCAAGTAGCCAGTCGTCGGCGGAGAGGGTGTGCGAATCTCAGCCTATCCCTGGGTTATCGCCTTCCAGGCCGCGACAGTGGGTGAGTACAACGTTTGCCAAGGGCATATTACTGACATGATATGTACTGTCGTTCTGTCATAGCGTTTTATGTTCATGAATCGAGAGCAAAACATGTAGGAAGAAAGCTAGGAGGCAAATCACAACCATGAGAACAATGCAAATATAGTGAGGATTGTTATAATTTTACACTACCATTCGGCTATTTACGTTCTGAATTATCGTTAAATGCGGCTCAGTCTGCCCATAGATGATTTACTCCAGTCTTTGTACCCCAGGACATAAGCTTGTTAGAGGAAGACGTGCTGTGTCACATCCAG
The sequence above is drawn from the Branchiostoma floridae strain S238N-H82 chromosome 4, Bfl_VNyyK, whole genome shotgun sequence genome and encodes:
- the LOC118414928 gene encoding uncharacterized protein LOC118414928, with translation MVRLVNTVFGDYCTRVATPPDRAKRELQEAREKLPYLTQVTLRQTAAGGRPTMPVKPPTAAPEKSYNIHLLPHTDVTYAGHGKSYPNHKHFDWSRIFLKRSWKDQPRTAPSLYEQPIDIPRTRAQTDGIPRQRLPPDSLNARKLKKFSDHNLRLQQNADGLQLRLPELRPAPRITGRGTVYKPQNPLVHSEITRSSVTLPDVGKVTETRWVNMVPISGPARGPWSFYTTER